TGCGGCATGTGGTTCTTGTGGATCCAGAAGGCCCAGACCGGCAGGGAATCTGTGCGGTTGATCAGGAAGGCATGCTCCTCCCTCCACGCGCTGATGCCCTGGTAGCACGCCGTGCCGCCGATCATCAGCGCCACCGCCGCCCAAAGGTGCTTGCGAGGCCGCCAGCGCTGCGGCACCGCTGCGGTTGCCTCAATAGCCGCCGGCATCGGGGCCTCCGAAGGACTGCATGGCTGCGCCGACGGGTCCGTTGGACGGCGCTGCGGATGCCGGGGCGCCCTGCGGCGCTCCGAAGCCGCTCATGTCGGGTGCCGCAGCTGCAGGGGCGGGCATCTGCGGGGCGAGCTGCTGCTGCGGCGCCGGTTGCTGCCCAGCCTGCATCTGCTGGCGCTGGATCGCCGCGCGCAGCTCCGCCTCAGAGGCAGGCTTCGGCCGATTGACGCCAGAGGCGTACACCGCCTTTGCAACGTCGTCGGTAATGTCAGGGACGCCTTTCGACAGGACTGCCTCGCCGACTAGCACCACCTGGCCCTTCGCCCCGCGTCGGCCAAGCTCCGCATCGAGCGATGACATGAATTGCTTCATCTCGGTCTGCACGCGCTCGGGCGGGGTCAGCGTCCGCGACTGCGCGGTCACATACTCCCCGACGATCCGGGAAAGGTCTGCTCGGACGATGTGCTGTTCACGCGGGATCATCAGCGTGCGCGTGACCCAGATCGCCCAGATCGCGAGCGCCAGGATGATCAGGCCAAGGAGCAGTTGGGCGGCCGTGTAGCCGGCGAAGACGGTCCGAGCCCGCTTGACCTCTACCGCGGAGGTCGCGGACGGGGCCGGCGAAGCAGCGGGCTCGGTGCTCTCGATCACATCAGACATGGGTCTGGCCTCCTGCGAGCGAGGATGCGGGGGTACGCGGCGGCAAGATCGCACCGCGGCGGAAGAACATGATCGCGAGCGCGATCAGCATTCCGGCGCTGCCGATCATCAGCTTGAAGCTCGCCACGCGGCCCGCGTCGGCCGCGATGTAGCGGGACGAAAGGTTCGCGAGGTGGTGCATCATGCCGTCGATCGAGAAGTCACCGATCGCCAGGAACGCGAGGACGAACACGCCCATCGTCATGAGAAGGGTGGTGGCAATGAAGCCGGCGAAGTGGAGGAAAGCGTACGCGACGAAGCCATAGTCGGGCTTCGCAGGCTGACGCCTGAGGTGCAGATGCACCACCTTGGGTTCTGTGTTTGCAAGCGACATGTCGGTCACTCCGCTGCCATGGCGAGGCCAGTGTCGGCGCCGCTCCATTTCTCGGGATTGTCGGGGAAGGCGATCCGCTCGATCGCCGCTTCCATGGTGAGGCCCTGGGCCATCAGCGACTTGATATCGGCGAAGGTCTGGGGGCTCGAAGAGAAGACGGTTGCCGAATAGGGGTCGAGCACAAGGCGGCCCGTGGCCAGCATGTCCGGACCCTTGATGAGGATGTCCGAATACTCTCGGCCCTGCCGCTTCAGCGAGCGCAGGAGTGCATCGGTGTGATCGTCCATCTCGAACCGGTCGTGCTTCTTGAAGTCGGCGATCGTCTCTTCCTTCTGCTGAAGGATGACGAACCAATCGCTGTTTTCGAGTGCAGCTTTGGAGCCATCAGACTTGTAGTAGTCGTTGAGGCTCTGCGTCGCGGTCACCAGCGACGCGCCATACTTGCGGCACGTGCGGGCATAGGCCTCGATGAAGTCGGCCATGGAGCCGCCCTTCAGCATCTGCCAGGCCTCGTCGAGGAGCAGGGCCTTGGGGATCGAGCGATCGACCTTACGCATCATCTGGCTGGCCAGGAACATGATGGCGGTCAGCACCACCGAGCGCAGCTCTTCGCGGGAGGATAGGTCCGACAGCTCGAAGACGGTCAGATCCGCCTTCAGCTGGAAGGACACCTCGCCCTGGAAAAACCGGCCATAGGTGCCGGCGGCCGAGAACGGCCGCATGGCGATGCCGAGGTCGCGAGACAGATCCGTGCCGGCGCCGTTGAGCGCCTCGATCACTTCATCGATCGAGCCCTGACGGCCGCTGGTCGACCAGACATGGTTCACCGCCCCATCGATGAGGCCGCGCTCGGTATCGTTAAGCTTGTCGATGTGGCGGGCCATTTGGCTGATGATCGACTTGAGCATCGCCAGGCAGTCGAGGAGGTAATCCTCGTCGTTCTCGGCCTGCACCGGGTCGATCATCGAGAAGGGGTTGATGCAGAACCCCGAGGACATGGTGAACTCGACGAACGCGCCATTCTGGAGCTTGGCCGAGTGCTCGAACGAGCGACCGTCATCGATCACGACCACCTTGGATCCGGCCCCGCACAGCGCCGCGCAGAGCTCCTGGAGCGCGACCGACTTGCCCGACCCGGATTTGCCGAAGACCGCAACGTTGTGGTTGCCGGCGCTGTTCTCGAATGGCGACCAGTAGAAGGGTTGGCCACGACGACCGATCAGCATGAGGTGCGGGATGTGCCCACCAAGATACTCACCTTGCATCGGTGCCAGATTGCCAGCGGTCGTGCTGAGCATCGTCCGCATCCGCTTCATGTTGCGCAGGTCGTAGGAGAGACCGTTGCTCATGGTCATCGGCATGGCCGCGAGCAGGCCCTGAACCTGCAGGTAGCGATCGTCGAGCAGATCCCACCCGGCAGACCGGTAGATCGACTTCAGCACGCGCTCGTTGGCGTCGCCCTTGCCCATGGGGCTGAATGCGGTGACCGAGTAGAACACCTGCAGCAGCCTGCGACCTTGGCGGAGCTCGTCGCGGACGTGCTGCCACTCGGCGGACTGGTCCTTGAGCTGGGGAAGCAGCCGAGCCGATTTGCTGTCGGCCAGGGAGGTCGTGCGCAGGAACTTGCGGCCCGCGCGCTGCGCCTCCGCCTCGGCATCCGGGAAGTCGATCAGCAGGTTGGTCGAGACGGGGCAGGGGAAGCGCAGCTTGTCGGCAAAGATGTCGCCAATGAGCTTGGCACTGTCCCAAGGGGCCCAGCGCGGAGGCAGATTGCGGACCGAAAAGCTGCGGACATCGAATACGTCAGGGTAAATTTCCCCGATCTCCGGTGCGTTATCGACGGTGCGACCCGTGGGGCGAAATCGCTCGGTGCGGAGGAGAACGCGGTCCGGCTCGATCTTCATCTCGAGGTCCTGGCGGACTGCCTGATCTGCGATCGGATCGAAGGGATTGTAGGCGATCGTGTCGTCACCCGGCGCCGTGGTCGGTGAGATGATGTCGTCGATCCACCCGATCAGGCCGGCAGGATCAATCGCCCTCGCGTGGACGCTGATCGACTCCAGCATGGCGAGCAACGCATCGAGCGTCGCCGTGATTTCCTCGTTCGTGACGCGGCTCGTCTCCGGCGTCGCATAGGCGATGAGGAGACGGTGGTTTCGCAGGTGCATCGGAGAGGACGACGAGAGCGAGGACCAAACGCCGTTCTGCAGATACTCCGTGCGGTGCTTTGCCATGCGCTCGTAGATGCCGGCGGCGGCGTACCGCGGCATGTACCACTGGGAGAGGCGGCCGCCCACGCGCGGGCTCTGCCAGGAGTGGAATTCCAAGGATCCAGGTGCCGGCACAGCTTCCGAGAGGAACTGCGTCATGATCTCGCCGGTGCGCTCACTGGCGCCGACCATCGGGGTCGCTTCAACAACGAAGCCGCGCGAACCGGCATTGTAGAAGATGTTCGTCTTGGGATCGAAGCTTCGATACGGCAGCCAGTTGCAGAAGCGTGGCACCGCCGTTGAGGGGCGCTCGGACTCCGGCGTCGCGGAATCCCCGAGCATCAGGTTGAGCATGTTGCGCACGAAGCTCATTGATTTCCTCCAGTCACACCGGGGAAGGATGGCGCGTGAAGCGTCGGCACCGGCACCGAGCCGGCTGCGGCGCGCGTGTCGCTCTCAAGGGTTGCAGCCGCCGAGCGGATAAGCGGATTGGCGTTCATCGCGCCGATCGCCGCCTTACCTGCCTCTGTCGCCCGCGCCGGCACGATTGTGCCGTTCGCCCGAGCAGGGACGAGGGGCGCGGAAGAAGTGGGGTTGGGCTTGGCGGACGGGAGGTTGAGCGACACCTTGGGGAGCGGGTTGGTGCCGGCGTTGGTGGAGCGGACCGCCTCGGAGGGCCTGGCGGGCGAGAGCCGCCGCGCCACGTCTTCCTTGATCGCGCCGA
This genomic stretch from Sphingomonas sp. R1 harbors:
- a CDS encoding type-F conjugative transfer system protein TrbI; translation: MSDVIESTEPAASPAPSATSAVEVKRARTVFAGYTAAQLLLGLIILALAIWAIWVTRTLMIPREQHIVRADLSRIVGEYVTAQSRTLTPPERVQTEMKQFMSSLDAELGRRGAKGQVVLVGEAVLSKGVPDITDDVAKAVYASGVNRPKPASEAELRAAIQRQQMQAGQQPAPQQQLAPQMPAPAAAAPDMSGFGAPQGAPASAAPSNGPVGAAMQSFGGPDAGGY
- the traC gene encoding type IV secretion system protein TraC, which gives rise to MSFVRNMLNLMLGDSATPESERPSTAVPRFCNWLPYRSFDPKTNIFYNAGSRGFVVEATPMVGASERTGEIMTQFLSEAVPAPGSLEFHSWQSPRVGGRLSQWYMPRYAAAGIYERMAKHRTEYLQNGVWSSLSSSSPMHLRNHRLLIAYATPETSRVTNEEITATLDALLAMLESISVHARAIDPAGLIGWIDDIISPTTAPGDDTIAYNPFDPIADQAVRQDLEMKIEPDRVLLRTERFRPTGRTVDNAPEIGEIYPDVFDVRSFSVRNLPPRWAPWDSAKLIGDIFADKLRFPCPVSTNLLIDFPDAEAEAQRAGRKFLRTTSLADSKSARLLPQLKDQSAEWQHVRDELRQGRRLLQVFYSVTAFSPMGKGDANERVLKSIYRSAGWDLLDDRYLQVQGLLAAMPMTMSNGLSYDLRNMKRMRTMLSTTAGNLAPMQGEYLGGHIPHLMLIGRRGQPFYWSPFENSAGNHNVAVFGKSGSGKSVALQELCAALCGAGSKVVVIDDGRSFEHSAKLQNGAFVEFTMSSGFCINPFSMIDPVQAENDEDYLLDCLAMLKSIISQMARHIDKLNDTERGLIDGAVNHVWSTSGRQGSIDEVIEALNGAGTDLSRDLGIAMRPFSAAGTYGRFFQGEVSFQLKADLTVFELSDLSSREELRSVVLTAIMFLASQMMRKVDRSIPKALLLDEAWQMLKGGSMADFIEAYARTCRKYGASLVTATQSLNDYYKSDGSKAALENSDWFVILQQKEETIADFKKHDRFEMDDHTDALLRSLKRQGREYSDILIKGPDMLATGRLVLDPYSATVFSSSPQTFADIKSLMAQGLTMEAAIERIAFPDNPEKWSGADTGLAMAAE